In one Macaca nemestrina isolate mMacNem1 chromosome 2, mMacNem.hap1, whole genome shotgun sequence genomic region, the following are encoded:
- the LOC105480227 gene encoding C-C chemokine receptor type 8 encodes MDYTLDPSMTTMTDYYYPDSLSSPCDGELIQRNDKLLLAVFYCLLFVFSLLGNGLVILVLVVCKKLRNITDIYLLNLALSDLLFVFSFPFQTYYQLDQWVFGTVMCKVVSGFYYIGFYSSMFFITLMSVDRYLAVVHAVYAIKVRTIRMGTTLSLVVWLTAIMATIPLLVFYQVASEDGVLQCYSFYNQQTLKWKIFTNFEMNILGLLIPFTIFMFCYIKILHQLKRCQNHNKTKAIRLVLIVVIASLLFWVPFNVVLFLTSLHSMHILDGCSISQQLNYATHVTEIISFTHCCVNPVIYAFVGEKFKKHLSEIFQKSCSHIFIYLGRQMPRESCEKSSSCQQHSFRSSSIDYIL; translated from the coding sequence ATGGATTATACACTTGACCCCAGCATGACAACAATGACCGACTACTACTACCCTGATAGCCTCTCAAGCCCCTGTGATGGAGAACTTATCCAGAGAAACGACAAGTTGCTCCTTGCTGTCTTTTATTGCCTCCTGTTTGTATTCAGTCTTCTGGGAAACGGCCTGGTCATCCTGGTCCTTGTGGTCTGCAAGAAGCTGAGGAACATCACAGACATATACCTCTTGAACCTGGCCCTGTCTGACCTGCTTTTtgtcttctccttcccctttcagACCTACTATCAGCTGGATCAGTGGGTGTTTGGGACTGTAATGTGCAAAGTGGTGtctggcttttattacattggcTTCTACAGCAGCATGTTTTTCATCACCCTCATGAGTGTGGACAGGTACCTGGCTGTTGTCCATGCCGTGTATGCCATAAAAGTGAGGACGATCAGGATGGGCACAACCCTGAGCCTGGTAGTATGGCTAACCGCCATTATGGCTACCATCCCATTGCTAGTGTTTTACCAAGTGGCCTCTGAAGATGGTGTTCTACAGTGTTATTCATTTTACAATCAACAGACTTTGAAGTGGAAGATCTTCACCAACTTTGAAATGAACATTTTAGGCTTGTTGATCCCATTCACCATCTTTATGTTCTGCTACATTAAAATCCTGCACCAGCTGAAGAGGtgtcaaaaccacaacaagaccAAGGCCATCAGGTTGGTGCTCATTGTGGTCATTGCATCTTTACTTTTCTGGGTCCCATTCAACGTGGTTCTTTTCCTCACTTCCTTGCACAGTATGCACATCTTGGATGGATGTAGCATAAGTCAACAACTGAATTATGCCACCCATGTCACAGAAATCATTTCCTTTACTCACTGCTGTGTGAACCCTGTTATCTATGCTTTTGTAGGGGAGAAGTTCAAGAAACACCTCtcagaaatatttcagaaaagttGCAGCCATATCTTCATCTACCTAGGAAGACAAATGCCTAGGGAGAGCTGTGAAAAGTCATCATCCTGCCAGCAGCACTCCTTCCGTTCCTCCAGCATAGACTACATTTTGTGA